taaaaattattaaagagtGTAAAGTTCAGGATTTGATGATTCTTGTAAGATTGATACGAGCATTGATGGTTGCcatctatgcagctacaatctaaggcagtgtacctatcgatacagtctagcactaatggtgagtatcaaggtcgtcttcctcgggaaagtgaaagtcCAGAGTTActcatttgttctttgttatattaacctaaaatgaatgatgaataatttctaaactaactaatagctacaagctaagttctaagggagatgcaggaataaatggataattgaaataaccaagacaagaaagcaaacccaaagggaacctaaactagttggcaatcaaacaaaagataaaggattgatgactccaattatgctacccatggacgaattcttaactgaattcggtttctctctcgagataaccgaattcctagacctaataacctaaagttggaatctcttcctaacgattgattcttaaattagtattaagctttaatccacctctattaagctttgttaattcttaatctggctagttaattatccttatctttaagtgattattaaccagttcttgctattcaaaatttcaattgccaaatggacttctcaattacataaagcaatctaaacaccacaattcacaatgtctcatgaataatgcattatcttattaatactgaaagcaagaagaatacaaaactaactcaaacaatccaacaatataatattaagccaacatagtaaagaaatcctaatagatttaatcaatctagctaatcatgttcattatcaaaacccacaaaaattcaattacaaaaatgagtaaaggtagagaaatcCGAATACACcattggatgagagtaaatgactctaattcctcttgcccaatcttgaatcgattcttgttcctcttgctcaaattgaagcCAATCAACGAATCTCgccccaatcttcaatctttaagggaatccgatttaaaatttggtccaagtctccttttcccttggttctaGCTCGGAAAACCCTTGagagagaaaagttagggttgggacgttctccccgctttctttctttctctcgctttcttttaattaattcgccTTGCCGCCAACATGGTCAGGCCCGGCCGTGGTTGGAAACACTGTTTGTGTTCCCTGGCCGGGAACACGGCTTGGTGTTCTCGCCGCTGGGAACACTCGGTTGGTATTCCTGACATGTTGGGAACACTACCGGTGTTCccggccgtgttactctctgtggtcgtgctccttaacgcATCTTTTCCTgttgtcaaatgcacccaaaacagccgttttggtgcccgtgttgggaacacggccagtgttaaaaccaacacggccatgttcagattaGGGATGCGCAAAGtcgacttgtttcggcaactttgacgtccaattctgctccaattctgccctttatcactctttgacttcttttggacctaaagcacacaaataagcgcatagggtgagtgttgggaccaattcacatccaaatatacataaattctGTTTTAAAatccccatttagatgtgtgtattctacgcacatTAAGCATCAAGCTACTCAAATGACCAGCTTCTCTTAACAATTCACACAAACTTTAAAGTTGCAAgctatagaaaaaaattttcaaagagaaagaagagatgAAGAAGATTGAATGCTAGTTTCATATagacttaatatttaattaatctaattaattagatattatatGTGCATTACCATCTTCACCTTCCCGTCCCATGCATCTCTTTGTATATATTTCTTGCCTTAACCTAGTAGTTAAGTAATAAGGAATTAACCAAGACTTACTTATTCTTAAATTGGGTCTTGGTTTGGACTTGTTAAACTTGgttaacataattaatatttaaacttgGTTAATTAGCTTACTATGGCCGAATATTCTTAGCCTTTAACAAATTTCATAAGGTATtgctttttgaaaaaaaaaatcatttttatggtaaaagaattattattataatcttttttcaaatttttttatttatatgtttttttaaaattttattgaaaaaaaagataCTAAAACATAATTAAGAGATATCAGaggatataatttttactttgtATTATTGTGacttcagtttttattttatttttattttatttttctagaatttCATCAGAGAAAAAGATACTGATAtcgaaaatttatttattttaacttatattattatgaattttctttttaaaattttgtccGAGAAAAGATACTAAAAGTATACCTATAAGATACTAAAAGGatattaaactatattaaaaattgaataataatatatgtttttttagCAACTAGtgtattttaatgatataaagatgtgtttcaaaaaatataccataatattACCAAGTGCAGTTTAAAATACAagaagatataattaaaataaaattaaaaagtcattttatggtaacaaaaatatactaaaaaattaccaataaaatatcaaaaagatacCATAATTCAATCCCAAAAAAATCGTATAATAAggttttttaaagaaaaatcataaaaaaaaatttactgtaaaaatagaatttcccTCCTACTTTTCTGTACTCTTGTATAAAATCTAACATTTAACTAGACCTAATATAAGTGTAACTCATTCTTAAGCTTAACTCAACTTTAaacatatatgtatttaataatatgtggtcaatgaaaaatgaattaactctcttttgatttaatattaattctctaattgatTTAATTCCTATTTTATAGatcaaaattgatatatagtaGTGCATCATAGCCAcctaaaaatatagaaagaatTAATACAGACTAATTAACCTCTTGTAAATGATTTATCCATGTAATTCaaccttttattatttttatatcccAATTAGAATATGAATTTAAGTGTTAACTCTATAATTGATCCAATTATATCTGTTCCTGTATACAAATATCATATCTGTTCTTGGATACAAATATCAAGCATTTGATAGATTTAATTCATATCTATTACTTTAAACattcaaatacaaaaatacttataaatttaaacaaatgCCTTTATATGCTAATAGAATTTGTACAGATtatcttgaattttttaattcatcatCTTTCAGGCATGCACTAACATAATTAACCAAAAACGGGATTGATTTTATATCCTCGGTTGATTTACAAGGTCtaaaagctttttttttaCTGGATCTTCAAATTTTACCCTTTTGTTTTGCAGTATTGACAACCTTGGCACGTATCAGAATGAAGGGGTGTTAATGGAATTACGGTGACTAATTGTACATTATCCAAGACTGGTAACGGGTAAGAATCAAAACATGGCCTGCATCTCCGCCAAGTGTAGCTTAGCTTCAAGAATTACTTCTCAAGATGTCACTATGGACTCTGTAGACAATCCATGAATATTCAGTGAATCATATCTACACGTACACTTATTCTTTCACACAATCACTTATTTCATTACTTGCAAGAAACGCAAGgatttttttctgttttttttttctgttttttctgAATACTCAGCAAAAGCCAAACAGTACACTCCAAGGGcagaaaacataaaacaagCAGAAGAAAGAGTACCAGCTAATCGTTGGTAACAGTTattcaaacataaaaacaCACCATAGCCAGATCCTTAGAAGGATCGATAGAGCTCGAGGACCTTCTTCCAAGATGGCCTGCTGCTGATATCATCCCACCAAGCACTCACATACTTTCTGTCCTTTATCATACACTCCCTCTTCATCGGACCAACTAAGTATTGGGTAAAGGGTAAGTGACTAAGATCAGCAAGGCTAAAGAAATCCCCAGCTAAGTACTTGCTCTTTGAGAGCCTCTCTTCATAAATGTCCAGCACCTTTGCTATTTTTTCTTCACTCTCTTTGATGAGCTTCTTATCTGGAGTAAACCCCAAGGCTGATGCAAACAAAACGTGAAGGGTCATGTTGTAGACATGTGGGTGATAGTTCTGTGCCTCTACTTCAAGCCATTGGTCCACCAGTCCCCTCTCTTCTATAGTCTTTCCAAGCAAATCAGTGCCCTGAGACTTGTACTTCTCTGCATAATACCTTATGATTGCTCGCGACTCTGCCCATTGAATGACAGCCAGTTAATTAATCCCCAccaataatgattaataaatctCCATCTCAATGTAAATGACACTTGAACCCAGCAATGCTTTCTCTCTATTGGTTAGACACAATTAGGGGAGACAACAAAATTTCACTCCTTTCAGACATGAATTAAGCagaaaattctttaattttcgtTTCCTCCTCTCTTTACTCTGAATTCCACCTTCCAGACAGTGGTGACCCAAAATTCAAAGAATATTATTGAACATAAACTAAACAGATAAGGAGGGGTTTTATTACCATACAAAGTGTAGTCTCCATCTTGAATTACAGGAAGTGCTCCAAAAGGCTTCAagtgacaaaaaaaaaaaaatatatatatatatatatatatataacttttgacttaatttaaaaccaaattaaagaccaaaataaagaaagaaaaaaaaattgaacaaaCCTGCAACTTGAGAAAATCAGGGTTTCTGTGCTCTCCTTTGATAAGATCAACAGGTACGGTCTCAAAATCAATGCCCTTTTCAATAAGGCAAACAAGCACCCTCTTGGGAGACGCATAGGCTGGACCGTACACTTTCAccaccattttctttttctctcaaaaCAATTACAGTGAGTGAGAACTTGAGACTTGGGAGGCTCCTATAAGATGTCGATCTCATAAAGGCAGAGTTTGCTTAATTATCATTTTGAGGGGTAAATTTCATTAATGACCTCTAGTGTTAAGTGTGCTTCCATTATTATacctaaattttaatttatatcacaCAACTCCctacattttaattatagtacTATTAATTTCCTTTTAACTTAATTTCAAGATTAATTGTACTAAAacataaaatgatattataatattataaatatttcaacctcataataatattatagcaCCATTTATACagtctaaaatttttttaattaattcctttcagcaaaagtaataattattctttttaaattgattCCTCCCTATAAAGTTATTGATTGATGGTGTCATTTCCTCAACTGTATTTTTAatcatcaaaatttaaaatttgaaaattgttATATCTATTCACTATACATTATACGCCTACAAGTTAGCATGTATTGTTGGTGTTTTTAAATTGCTAGAAAGTTGCTAGTCCTATTTATATCAGTGGTTTAAATACCAATTTGCCTCATGAACTTAGGATCTGTGAGTAATTagctcatattttaatttttttatcaattcacCTAGCAACTTGacaaaaatattcaatttaatccaatcaaaggatttaattaatacaaaaagTTCATTTGATTTTTGAACTTCATactaaatttcaaatttcataATAGTAATTTTCTATTggattagaataaaattatttaattttaacgtaatttacttatattatctaataaataattaaataatattttaattggaaaatttaaattaaataatattaccaaattatataaaagtatactttttatttaatttaatattaccaaacttatttgaaatattttttaaattatttatataatccttataaatattattaattatcataattgatagttattaaaaaataaaaaaaattaaatatttaaaatagaaaataaagtcAGATATTACATAGTGActcatataagaaaatataaaataataccgaaatatattttaactctaacaaaaatttttaaaaaaatgcaaCTATTAATTGGAGTTAAACTAacatatgttttcttttttttttttgtgaaacTAGTTAAActaacatttataaatttaacatcattattttgtgttttcaatataaacaataaatttcacTTGATATGCgcttttagttttagttttaaatatttaatatttttttgtgatatatctaattaacaattatcAACTATGATAACTAattattgttataaaaataaattaatattaaacgaattatataaatttttttaatattaaatacaataaatttataattattatgttataCTTATATGACATAACGGGTGAACAATTAACTCAACAAGAAAATCTGAGACTGAgtcaaatactaaaatttattatttttattaaaaattaagattaaatgtttctaaaatgtaatattttattctaattttgtaaaagaataaGTTTACATgaattagataatattatttaatttagaactCTTAGTTAAAAactttattcaattattttgtttaaataatataattaaattacgtcaaaattagaaataaaatgaaatttggCCACTAATATTGTCACATGggttca
The Ricinus communis isolate WT05 ecotype wild-type chromosome 1, ASM1957865v1, whole genome shotgun sequence DNA segment above includes these coding regions:
- the LOC8271156 gene encoding glutathione S-transferase F9; protein product: MVVKVYGPAYASPKRVLVCLIEKGIDFETVPVDLIKGEHRNPDFLKLQPFGALPVIQDGDYTLYESRAIIRYYAEKYKSQGTDLLGKTIEERGLVDQWLEVEAQNYHPHVYNMTLHVLFASALGFTPDKKLIKESEEKIAKVLDIYEERLSKSKYLAGDFFSLADLSHLPFTQYLVGPMKRECMIKDRKYVSAWWDDISSRPSWKKVLELYRSF